The genomic stretch CGGAGTCCACGTCCTCACCACGAGTTCAGGATTATCCCAAGTGCTGATGGAGGATGGGGCCTCAGAAGGATGCTTTCCCCCatctccccgcccccccagtTCTGCCTGGGACAGGCAGCCTCTGgacccacccctgcccaccccttcccccctcaGCAGGCTGCACTTACGGTCAAGGCCATTGATGTAGCGCATGGTGACTTCACAGTGGCCCCACACGGCACTCACCACCGGGTAAAGCTTCTTGCCCTTGAGGCCACGGAAGGCCACGCCCAGGTACTGGCCGTCCACGACGAAGCTGAGTGTGCCCTCGTCCATGTCCAGCACCACGAGCAGCGAGTCGGGCAGCGCGAAGGCCTCATCGGGCCCCAGGAAGGCGGGGTAGGCCACGCCGGGTCGGTTCTTGCCGTCGTGGTAGAGGCGGCTGCGGCCCAGGTCCCAGCCCCAGGACTCGGCGTCGCTGCCCACCAGCGCCGTGTAGCCCACCGAGTGCAGCGGGGCCCGCGCCGTGGCCACGCCCACCACAGCGTGTGTGCCCCGCTGCCGCGCCGGCCAGTGGATCTGCCAGGCGTGCAGGCCGCGGGCGTGGCCCACCTTGCCGCGGATGCCGTCCGTGCTCTGCGCCACCGGGTGCCGGTGGAAGGTGAGCCGGTCGTCATCCTTGACGAAGACGTTGAGCGAGCGGTCCTCGGGGTTCCACGCGTGGCGCAGCTGCACCGCCAGCCCCGCTGCCGGCATGTCCAGCAGCTGGTCCAGCCGCGCCGGCCGCCCCGGCTGCGCTCCCCGCAGCTCGCGCTTGGCCGGCCGCAGCGCCGGCTCTCGCACCTCCACCGACTTGAGGCTCCCCGAGAGCTTCTGGCCCATGGCTCGCTGCCGGGACGGGGCCGCTGCGGGCCACCGCTACCTCGTGGGAGCTTCCGGTCCCCGCAGCCAGGGATGGGCCACGGGGCTGGAAACCAGGCTTCCGGACCGTACACGTCCACAGCCTCtgcggggctggggcaggggcccaAGCTCCTGGAAGGAAGCAAAGGACGCGGGTTATTACAGCAGCCTCGACAGCCACGTATGCCCATGCCTTGGCTGGGCCCTGGGCATGCACTAATAACAATAACTAATGAATCGAATGATATCTGGCACTTATCTAGAACTTgccatatgccagacactgttttaagTGATTCATatttattagctcatttaatccttaagaCCTCCCTATAAGACATTCATTATCATTCCCATTATATAGATGAGAAAAGTAAAGAGTATAGAGGAGATAAGTAATTAACCAACGTCCTACGGTTAAGAAGGGGTTGAGCCCAGATTCACACAGGCCgtctggcttcagagtctgtGTTCGGCTCTTAGAGTAGTCACAggcaattttattttagaaataaggacTGAGCCCAGAGAAGTTGtgatttgctcaagatcacagaACATAGAGAACCCCAGTGCATTTGGTCCCAAGAAACAAGCCCTGTGCCAAGGTTGGGGGGGACAAAGTGCCCAAGACAGGGGGTCAAAGATGTTTAGGGTGTGGCCCATTGGTTCCCATCCCTGGCTGCCCTGGGGAGCTTAAACAGCATTTAAAGTGCAGCCAGGCTTGAGAAGCCAGACACTGAGCAAGGATCCACCAAGGTCACCCAGGGACGTGGACACGGACATAAGATAACCATCTGAGGATGGGGTGGGGTCTCCATGGGAAGATGAGTTGGAGGCAGGGGGATGAGAGAGTGGATGCCCAGACCCTGGAGCCAGCGAGAAGTATATGCAAATCCCTCTCTCCATGGCTTAGCTGTGTGTCCACAGGAAGGTCTCTTTGCCTCTCTAAgactccagtttcctcatttgttgaATGGGGGTAAAATGCTCCCTCCAGGTGGTGTGGGAAGCTAAGAGACAATATCAGAAAGTCAAGCCTGAGATTCTGCGGGCAGGTTTTCCTCTCTGGCTCTATCTTCTGGGCATCCTGCATATACACCTTCCCTTTGGATGGGCTAGCTCTTTCTTTAGGCATATAAGCATAGTTAACAGCATTGACCCTGGGCAACCTCCGCTGAGACAAGATCCTGGTTTTCAGGACTTGGCCACCATCACTAAGAGACTAGCCAGAATCCAGGGTGCTTGCGCTGTTTGGATGGGCCCCGGGTGTGGGAAGAGATGGAGAGCTGAGCCCTGCAACCTGTCCAGAGCAGAGGTGTGTGTCCTCCCCTCCCTGGTCTGAGAGCTCCTAGGCTTTCCTTGAGATAGATCAGGAGGCAGATGTTTTTCATGCCCCGCTCTGCCTGGCCATGACCTCCCACCCAAACAGTGGCACAGTCCCAGCCAAAGTGCCATGCGGCACAGGCAGCAATAATATGCATTGCTTTTTTAACCCTCCAATTTTATTCTCGactcccattttctttcctttctacgGTCAGACCCCAGCTTCAGCTCATGCTGACCCTATCCAGAGAGTTCTGGCtaatgtttcaggaaataccagaatacataaaaatgtaCAACACTAGACAGTTCTAAGAGAGCAGAGTAGTTACTCCTTTTCATATCCAAAATCAcccaaaataaaggagaaagagaaagaggaatgcAAATTTTGTCTTCTgcaaaactagaacaaatttGTAATCCAACCACAACTTACaaagagaggctgccaaaaaaaTGGTCAAGCGTTGCCAAAACCACTGAAGATCAAACGAGGTGTGAGAAAACACCTACAGAAGACACCTGTGGCTGCAGATCTCAGTTGAAGATGGCAGAGCCAGCCAGTAGCTGGCACTCCCTGAAGGAGAAGACCAATGATTCCTAATCAGGAACAATGGGAACAGGGTATGCGGTCTAGCCGTGGGAGCTGCCTCTGACACTGTGGGGAAAGAGGAGGGCAGAGCTAACAGAGAAAACTTTACAGGTCTGCCATCTTCACAGGAAGCAGTGTGCTGCTGAGGCAGAGCGGGAGAAGGGCCTGAACTGGGGGAAGCCCAGGGCTGCAGATCTCTGCTGACTGGGTAGAAGCTAAAAGAAATCACAGCCACAGTCCTGTGAACAGAGTTACCAGGAACCAGGGAGCAATCCTGCTCTCCTAAAATACCTCCTGGCATCTCCTCTACATGCATCCCTTGCAAAATGCTGATTCAGGAAGGTCCGCCTCTTCTAACTAGGAACCAGCACATGATGTAGTCAAAGATGCTGGAAAAGAAACAGAGGAGGAACAGAACAGGGAAAAATACGGTAAGCCAAGAAAACTCACCGTAAGAAAAAGCTGTCACAAAGCAGATAAAAATTGGGAGCAAATTTGTAAACTAATTTTGTGATCACTTATTTGGGACGGGAGACAACTAGtacagcctaaaaaaaaaaaaaaaaaaaagattaaatacatttttacataGTTACAAAGGCAACCTCCAGAAGAACtccagaagaataaaatacagatCTTCCAAACtgtcaaaaagaacacaaaataaaacaccatACTGAAAGATTTTGCTTTAAGAAGCAATAGAGACCaagaaccaagatggcggagtagaaggacgtgctctcactccctcttgcgagagcaccagaatcacaactagctgctagacaatcatcaacaggaagacactggaactcaccaaaaaagataccccacatccaaagaaaaaggagaagccgcaatgagatggtaggaggggtgcaaccacactaaaatcaaatcccataactgctgggtgggtgactcacataatggagaacacttacaccacataAGTCCACCccctggagtgaaggttctcagcctcacgtcaggcttcccaacctgggggtccggcaacgggaggaggaattcctagagaatcagactttgaaggctagcgggatttgattgcaggacatTGATAGGACTGAgggaacagagactccactcttgcagggcacacacaaagtagtgtgtgcatcaggacccaggggaaggagcagtgaccccataggagactgaaccagacctaactgctagtgttggagggtctcctgcagaggcggggggtggctgtggctcacagtggggacaaggacactggcagcagaaggtctggaagtactccttggcatgagccctccaaGAGTTTGCcatcagccccaccaaagagcccaggtaggctccagtgttgggttccctcaggccaaacaatcaacagggagggaacccagccccacccatcagcagtcaagcggattaaagttttactgagctctgcccaccagagcaacagtcagctctacccaccaccagtccctcccatcaggaaaactgcacaagcctcttagatagcctcatccaccagagggcagacagcagaagcaagaagaactacaatactgcagcctgtggaacaaaaaccacattcacagaaagatagacaagatgaaaaggcagagggctatgtaccagatgaaggaacaagataaaaccccagaaaaacaactaaatgaagtggagatacgcaaccttccagaaaaagacttcagaataatggtagtgaagataatccaggaccttggaaaaagaatggaggcaaagatcaagaagatgtaagaaatgtttaacaaagacctggaagaattaaagaacaaacaaacagagatgaacaatacaataactgaaatgaaaactacactagaaggaatcaatagcagaataactgaggcagaagaacggataagtgacctggaagacagaatggtggaattcacagctgcggaacagaataaagaaaaaagaatgcaaagaaatgaagacagactaagagacctctgggacaatattaaacgtaacaacattcacattataggggtcccagaaagagaagagagagagaaaggacctgggaaaatatttgaagagattatactcgaaaacttccctaacatgggaaaggaaatagccacccaagtccaggaagcacagtgagtcccatacaggataaacccaaggagaaacacaccaagacacatagtaatcaaattggcaaaaattaaagacaaagaaaaattattgaaagcatcaagggaaaaatgacaaataacatacaagggaactcccatagggttaacagctgatttctcagcagaaactctataagccagaagggagtggcatgatatacttaaaatgatgaaagggaagaacctacaaccaagattactctacccggcaaagatctcattcagattcgatggagaaatcaaaagcttcacagacacgcaaaagctaagagaattcagcaccaccaaaccagctctataacaaatgctaaaggaacttctctaagtgggaaacacaagaaaagaaaaggacctacaaaaacaaacccaaaacaattaagaaaatggtcataggaacatacatatcgataattaccttaaacgtgaatggactaaatgctccaaccaaaagacacaagcttgctgaatggatacaaaaacaagacccatatacatgctgtctacaagggacccacttcagacgtagggacacatacagactgaaagtgaggggatggaaaaagatattccatgcaaatgcaaatcaaaagaaagctggagtagcaatactcatatcagataaaatagactttaaaataaagaatgttacaagagacaaggaaggacactacataatgatcaaggaatcaaaccaagaagaagatataacaattataaatatatatgcacccaacataggagcacctcaatacataaggcaactgctaacagctctaaaagagaaaatcgacagtaacactatactaatgggggactttaacacctcactaacaccaatggacagatcatccaaaatgaaaataaataaggaaacagaagctttaaatgacaccatagaccagatagatttaattgatatttataggacattccatccaaaaacagcagtttacactttcttctcaagtgcaaatggaacattctccaggatacatcacatcttgggtcacaaataaagcctcagtaaatttgagaaaattgaaatcatatcaagcatcttttctgaccagaacgctatgagattaaaaataaattacagggaaaaaaacgtaaaaaacacaaaaacatggaggcgaaacaatacgttactaaataaccaagaggtcactgaagaaatcaaagaggaaatcaagaaatacctggagacaaatgacaatgaaaacacgatgatccaaacctatgggatgcagcaaaagcagttttaagagggaagtttatagctatacaagcctacctcaagaagcaagaagagtctcaaataaacaatctaaccttacacctaaaggcactagagaaagaagaacaaacaaaacccaaagttagcagaaggaaagaaatcataaagatcagagcagaaataaatgaaatagaaacaaagaaaacaatagcatagatcaataaaactaaaagctggttctttgagaagataaacaaaattgacaaatcattagccagacccatcaagaaaaagagggagaggactcaaatcaataaaattagaaaagaaacaggagaagttacaacagacaccgcagaaatacaaaacatcctaagagactactacaagcaactctatgccaataaaatggacaacctggaagaaatggacaaattcttagaaaggtataaccttccaagactgaaccaggaagaaatag from Pseudorca crassidens isolate mPseCra1 chromosome 5, mPseCra1.hap1, whole genome shotgun sequence encodes the following:
- the SPSB4 gene encoding SPRY domain-containing SOCS box protein 4; translation: MGQKLSGSLKSVEVREPALRPAKRELRGAQPGRPARLDQLLDMPAAGLAVQLRHAWNPEDRSLNVFVKDDDRLTFHRHPVAQSTDGIRGKVGHARGLHAWQIHWPARQRGTHAVVGVATARAPLHSVGYTALVGSDAESWGWDLGRSRLYHDGKNRPGVAYPAFLGPDEAFALPDSLLVVLDMDEGTLSFVVDGQYLGVAFRGLKGKKLYPVVSAVWGHCEVTMRYINGLDPEPLPLMDLCRRCIRLALGRQRLQDIGSLPLPQSLKNYLQYQ